From Pusillibacter faecalis, one genomic window encodes:
- a CDS encoding M20 family metallopeptidase produces MDQLCKRIDSYYDNMVSTLETLVNIDSGADCPEGIKEVAANVGDHLKSIGFQVEYLDYPGIATHVLATRKGTAPDARNVMIIGHLDTVFPKGTAAARPFRQEHGIAYGPGVLDMKSGVTIALYALRAMSELDLIKNNVTVMFVGDEEAGHPYTDAAEQLRKAAAGKDAVFNMETGSDKGTVVLGRTGIYYPEITVEGIAAHSGKDPEKGASAVRELVYKLVDLYRFSDTDDNISFNAGIITGGVAANGIAAHAEMKGDFRYKTVDSGPKILKALEEICAKTYVPRTQTKLVCDPNRGFIPMEKTEANVALYNVVREQGAKIGVNIEGITVGAGSDSCYTSVVGAPTVCAMGARGELNHSAQEYMRLDSLTERAKILALSILAI; encoded by the coding sequence ATGGACCAGCTATGCAAACGTATTGACAGCTACTATGACAATATGGTATCTACACTAGAAACCCTGGTGAACATTGACAGCGGCGCGGACTGTCCGGAGGGAATCAAAGAGGTTGCCGCAAACGTTGGAGACCACCTGAAATCCATTGGCTTCCAAGTGGAGTATCTGGACTACCCGGGAATTGCAACCCATGTTTTGGCCACGCGGAAGGGAACAGCACCGGATGCCCGGAACGTCATGATCATCGGACATTTGGACACCGTGTTTCCCAAGGGAACCGCCGCGGCACGCCCCTTTCGGCAGGAACATGGCATTGCCTATGGGCCAGGGGTCCTGGATATGAAAAGCGGCGTGACCATCGCGCTCTATGCCTTGCGGGCCATGTCCGAGCTGGACCTCATCAAAAATAACGTGACCGTAATGTTTGTGGGTGATGAGGAAGCAGGCCACCCGTACACCGACGCGGCAGAACAGCTGAGGAAAGCAGCCGCCGGAAAGGACGCCGTATTCAATATGGAGACAGGGTCCGACAAGGGGACCGTCGTCCTGGGCCGGACGGGAATCTATTATCCTGAGATCACTGTGGAGGGCATTGCGGCGCATTCCGGAAAGGACCCGGAAAAGGGTGCCAGCGCTGTGCGCGAGCTGGTGTATAAGCTGGTGGACCTCTATCGCTTCAGTGACACGGACGACAATATCTCCTTTAATGCCGGCATCATCACGGGCGGTGTGGCAGCCAATGGCATTGCCGCCCATGCGGAGATGAAAGGGGACTTCCGGTATAAGACCGTAGACAGCGGGCCCAAGATTCTCAAGGCGCTGGAGGAAATCTGTGCCAAGACGTATGTTCCCAGAACGCAGACAAAGCTGGTGTGTGATCCCAACCGCGGCTTTATCCCGATGGAAAAGACCGAGGCGAATGTGGCTCTGTACAACGTTGTGCGGGAGCAGGGAGCTAAGATTGGTGTGAACATTGAGGGAATTACCGTCGGTGCGGGGTCTGACTCCTGTTACACGTCCGTGGTGGGAGCACCAACCGTCTGCGCCATGGGAGCCAGGGGAGAACTGAATCACAGCGCCCAGGAATACATGCGTCTGGACAGCTTAACCGAGCGGGCGAAAATTCTGGCCCTGTCCATCCTTGCCATCTGA